The sequence TTATTTTGTGTCTCCATAGCATTCTGTGaaataattcaattttttttctttacagtccATTGCAAACATAGTTAGATAATTTGACATGATTGATCTTTTTCTCTCCAGACTCAACATATCAGTACATTAAAGGGTCATGCGATATTACCCCAAATAATGGGATTTTCATTAAAGGACTTCAATGTGTGACAGTATTAATTGGAGCCTACCTAATCGATACTGGGCTTCCAATAATGGGTGTAATTAATCAACCTTTTGCTACAAGAGATCCTAAAACACTCCGGTAAGGAATTCAAAACTTAAAGACAACAATGTGTCCtatatagaatataaaatgtTCCTATCTGTTGTATCAGCAGCAAATGCTTTgtagtgcaaattaattataaatgttCAATCTTAAATAAAATCAAAGGGTCTGAAATGTCTTCCATTTTATGGATTGTTTGGCTTTTCATTCTAATCATCAAACAGTCCAACAGGAGGATTGAAAGTGATTCCTTCAGGAGgcgagattattattattaaaattattggcatttataaagtgccaacattgcAATTGTTGCTTTACATTTGGGGGAACGACCGTACAATATACACGTTTTCTTATACTATAGCTCCCATACTTCCTCAACCTGCTTCTAGCTTGACACAGATTGCCTGTAGATTTGGAGAATTTGTGAGTGTTCTTGAGAGCCTGATTACCCCAGTTCTGGACGGCCTCCATCACAAATCAGATATTTATTCATATTGTCTATTTTAATGATGTGTTTGTGAAATTCTTACATAGTGACTCCTGAATAACTGTACAATGTATTCATATTCTCAGATGGAAAGGTGAACATTATTGGGGATTGTCCTACATGGATACAAATATCTGTTCACTACAGATTTCTTCTAAAGTAAATCATCTTGACAACCCAAGCAGTGGACCTCCACCTTGTATTGAAAAGAGAAACAACCTTTACTCAGCTGTCACAAGTTCAGCTGAAGCAAAGAATATACTTGGCACCCTCTCTTCATTATGTGAAGAAAACCTATACTTTGCAGCAGGAGCCGGTTATAAGTGTCTTTGTGTGGTCCAGGGCCTTGTGGATTTCTATGTGTTTTCTGAAGACACCACCTTCAAGTGGGACTGTTGTGCTCCTCATGCTATCCTGAGATCTCTTGGAGGAGGCATACTGGACCTTTCCAAGTGCCTGAAAAATGCAAAGCATAAAAGTGAATTTTCCGAGAGGCCCCATCTGTTATACAATAGGGAAGTGGAAGGAGCAACTGGAGCAGATAGGTGGTCTAATAAAGGTGGACTTATAGCTTATAGGTCAGAAAAACATCTAGAATCTTTTATGGACCTTTTTATAAAAAATCTAGCTCTTCAAAATGAGAAACACTAAAGACCTACAAGCCAATTTATAATATTCATAGTTACAATTTCATAAAGTTGTATACTCCTTGTATTACATATAAACAAaatgactatattaatatattcttaGAATAATGGGGTGCTGGATATAGCTTCTTAAAAATTGAAGCAGTGAGTTAAACTCATAATATTCTCAGTGACCAGATATTAAATCTTTACTATTTTATAAACTGTTTAAGCAACAAAAAATGTCTTTAAAGTTATATTTATTTCAACCAGTTATCAGTTATATAGTTTACTATAACAAATAAAGTGGATCTGACAGAAAGGAAAATCCAATGGTGTTAACATTTATTAAAACTCTTTGCAGATCGATTTCATTCTGTTTCATTGTTCTGGATTTGGTCTTGTCATATAACAATTCTTGTTCTTGCTTAATTAATCCCATGCATCTCTACTGGCAGAACTCCTGCGCTACTGttaaaacacactcacaaaccgTAGTTACACACTGTTAACAATCATGAAGGGAGATATTGTACTGATCAATATAGTAAAGATAGGTGCATAAATGTGCCAGTTAGGTTCAAATTGATATTTCAAACTTACTTATAGTTAATTCCTGATTTTCTCTGTATACCAGGTCTTCTTGTGTTTTAAAATGGTTAACATATCCTCTAAGcagtattttttatctatttattgtggatgtgtatatataatggcaATATTTCTAGTCCTACACTACTTGACGCTACTAAAAGTAGTTTACCACTACAAGCTTGGATGGTCCATGGCACACTTACCAGGGGCGAATTTCTACTTGCtgcacattatataatatattgcatTTTGAACTTCTTTTTTGATCCTATATCCAAGCTATTTACACCATAGGTTATTCATATCTATTGTTGCAATAAATGGCCATTTAATCTAGCCGGTATGGCCAATGGTtttatgatatataatatatataatatatatttgtagatcATGTACACAATATGCAGTGTCACAACAATACTCAGATCAGTGATCTTTCACATATTAATATGTTATTCCAATCTCAAAGTCTCTTAATAATGGTCCCTTAATCTGTTGAATTTAGTTTCACGGCCTCTTACCCTCAGACCACAGCTATCTCTCGAATACATCGCGCATTAGCCTCTTGCCCACAGTCCATTGGTCAATTACAATTAGAAACTCttgctgtcctttttttttttttctttttttttttctcattgtgtTCGTATCCACTGTGGTCTCTCCTTTCTTTTACTGCTTTTAGCTAAACTCTTTCTCACTCCCATTACTTCCCCTCCTCTCTTTCATACTGGTGTCTCTCAATGCTTTTTTTACTTCTACTCAGTTCTTCTCTTTTTAATTggtcttcttccttttttttaattgatcTCTCACGACAGTACTTGGCACTACACACACCGCTTGAGTCAAGCCAAGGTAGGCAAAGTAAAGAAAATAGTATAACCAGACCTTAAATGGCCAGGCATAACACaataaataatggaaaatacTGAAATAGCAAGATCAGGTCAAAATCGGAATCCGAACCTCTGAAGTATCTAGGATAGCAAGGTCAAGACAAAGGAGGGAGTTTATATA is a genomic window of Pelobates fuscus isolate aPelFus1 chromosome 8, aPelFus1.pri, whole genome shotgun sequence containing:
- the INPP1 gene encoding inositol polyphosphate 1-phosphatase, which produces MSNILQELLRASEKAACIARACRQEETLFQLLIEEKKEGEKNKKFLTDFKTLADVLVQEVIKHDIGRKFPGLEKNIAGEESNEFTNELGEKIIVRVCATEKETAKLLQRVLDNNEAASKALAQAVHEEVQLSDPALDAVHINIPHDNIAMWVDPIDSTYQYIKGSCDITPNNGIFIKGLQCVTVLIGAYLIDTGLPIMGVINQPFATRDPKTLRWKGEHYWGLSYMDTNICSLQISSKVNHLDNPSSGPPPCIEKRNNLYSAVTSSAEAKNILGTLSSLCEENLYFAAGAGYKCLCVVQGLVDFYVFSEDTTFKWDCCAPHAILRSLGGGILDLSKCLKNAKHKSEFSERPHLLYNREVEGATGADRWSNKGGLIAYRSEKHLESFMDLFIKNLALQNEKH